Proteins from a genomic interval of Dama dama isolate Ldn47 chromosome 1, ASM3311817v1, whole genome shotgun sequence:
- the LOC133054581 gene encoding folate receptor alpha, with protein MAWQMTQLLLLVLVAAAWGAQVPVTPRARTNLLNVCMDAKHHKAEPGPEDSLHEQCSPWRKNACCSVNTSIEAHKDISYLYRFNWDHCGKMEPACKRHFIQDTCLYECSPNLGPWIREVNQSWRRERVLGVPLCKEDCQIWWEDCRTSYTCKSNWHRGWDWTSGYNQCPVKAACHRFDFYFPTPAALCNEIWSHSFKVSNYGRGSGRCIQMWFDPFQGNPNEEVARFYAENPTSGSTPQGIGPLLLNLTQMLPLWLLN; from the exons ATGGCCTGGCAGATGACACAGTTGCTGCTTCTGGTTTTGGTGGCCGCTGCATGGGGTGCCCAGGTCCCCGTGACTCCACGGGCCAGGACCAACCTGCTCAACGTCTGCATGGATGCCAAGCACCACAAGGCAGAACCGGGCCCTGAGGACAGTCTACACGAGCAg tgcagcccctggaggaagaatgCCTGCTGCTCTGTCAACACCAGCATAGAAGCCCATAAGGACATTTCCTACCTGTACAGATTCAACTGGGACCACTGCGGCAAGATGGAGCCTGCATGCAAGCGCCACTTTATTCAGGACACCTGTCTCTATGAGTGCTCACCTAATCTGGGGCCCTGGATCCGGGAG GTTAACCAGAGTTGGCGCAGGGAGCGGGTCCTGGGTGTGCCCCTGTGCAAAGAGGACTGTCAGATCTGGTGGGAAGACTGCCGCACCTCCTACACTTGCAAGAGCAACTGGCACAGGGGCTGGGACTGGACCTCAG GGTATAACCAGTGCCCGGTGAAAGCTGCCTGCCACCGCTTTGACTTCTACTTCCCCACGCCTGCTGCTCTGTGCAATGAAATCTGGAGTCACTCCTTCAAGGTCAGCAACTACGGCCGGGGCAGCGGCCGCTGCATCCAGATGTGGTTCGACCCCTTCCAGGGCAACCCCAATGAGGAGGTGGCGAGATTTTACGCTGAGAACCCCACTTCTGGGTCCACACCCCAGGGGATTGGACCCCTCCTGCTCAACTTGACCCAGATGCTGCCACTCTGGCTCCTTAACTAA